A single region of the Lotus japonicus ecotype B-129 chromosome 4, LjGifu_v1.2 genome encodes:
- the LOC130713231 gene encoding uncharacterized protein LOC130713231, producing the protein MLLDLSDVGFFFLYGFGGTGKTIVWNTLSAALRSKGLIVLNVASSGIASLLLPGGRTAHSRFSIPLDINELSTCNVRQGSLKGELLQKASLIIWDEAPMLNKHCFEALDRTLNDIMKTQATYGHDIPFGGKVVVLGGDFRQILPVIPKGSRSEIVGSAVNSSYLWKYCKVLKLTTNMRLQNASSSASADEIREFADWILEVGDGTAKTIDDDESTIEIPSDLLISSCEDPLLSLVNFAYPNFVSKLENYSFFEERAILAPTLDSVDQVNNFMLSLIPGEEREYLSYDTPCRSDQDSEINPEWFTTEFLNDIQCSGIPNHRIVLKVGVSIMLLRNLDHAAGLCNGTRMMVTHLTQYIIVATLLSGTKSGQKVYIARQSLTPSDPSIPFKFQRRQFPITLSFAMTINKSQGQSLSHVGLYLPKPVFTHGQLYVALSRVKSRKGLKILILDDEGVVSNRTNNVVYQEVFDNI; encoded by the exons ATGTTACTAGATCTAAGTGATGTTG GATTCTtttttttatatggttttgggggGACAGGAAAAACAATTGTGTGGAATACCCTTTCTGCTGCTTTGCGCTCCAAAGGGCTGATTGTTCTGAATGTGGCATCAAGCGGAATCGCTTCATTGTTGTTACCTGGCGGCAGAACTGCCCATTCTAGATTCTCAATTCCGTTAGATATCAATGAGCTATCAACATGCAATGTTCGTCAAGGTTCTCTTAAAGGCGAATTGCTTCAAAAGGCGAGCTTAATTATATGGGACGAGGCCCCAATGTTGAATAAACACTGTTTCGAAGCTTTGGACAGGACACTGAATGACATAATGAAAACACAAGCAACTTACGGTCATGATATTCCATTCGGTGGTAAAGTTGTTGTCTTAGGAGGCGACTTTAGGCAGATTCTCCCTGTGATTCCGAAAGGTAGCCGATCTGAAATTGTGGGATCTGCAGTGAACTCATCATATTTGTGGAAATATTGCAAAGTATTGAAATTAACCACAAATATGAGGTTACAGAATGCATCTTCTTCTGCTTCCGCTGATGAAATTAGGGAATTTGCTGATTGGATTCTTGAGGTCGGAGATGGAACTGCTAAGACCATTGATGATGATGAGTCGACAATTGAGATTCCTTCAGATTTGTTGATTAGTTCATGTGAAGATCCATTGCTTTCATTAGTCAATTTTGCTTATCCAAATTTTGTGAGTAAGCTGGAAAATTATTCCTTTTTTGAAGAAAGAGCAATTCTAGCTCCCACTCTTGACAGTGTAGACCAAGTTAATAACTTCATGTTATCACTGATTCCTGGGGAAGAAAGAGAGTACTTAAGCTATGACACTCCATGTAGGTCAGATCAAGATTCAGAGATTAATCCAGAATGGTTCACAACTGAATTCTTAAATGACATTCAATGCTCAGGGATTCCAAATCATAGGATTGTATTGAAGGTTGGAGTCTCAATTATGCTTCTCCGAAATCTTGATCACGCTGCAGGATTGTGTAATGGTACTCGAATGATGGTGACACATCTCACTCAGTATATCATTGTAGCAACTCTTTTATCTGGAACAAAATCTGGGCAGAAAGTTTATATTGCTAGACAGAGTTTAACTCCTTCTGACCCTAGCATTCCTTTCAAATTCCAACGAAGGCAGTTTCCTATCACCTTAAGCTtcgcaatgactataaataaaagtcaaggtCAATCCTTATCCCACGTCGGTTTGTATCTTCCAAAACCGGTTTTTACACACGGTCAGTTGTATGTTGCTCTATCAAGAGTAAAAtctagaaaagggttgaagatATTGATTTTAGATGATGAAGGAGTTGTTTCAAACAGGACAAATAATGTTGTCTACCAAGAAGTTTTCGACAACATCTGA
- the LOC130713232 gene encoding uncharacterized protein LOC130713232, with the protein MAVKVDDLSIIDSSKEAWNIVVKVIRLWVSPNFGGRKLPFSMELVLMDAKGTKIHASVKKTLVYLFQPLLTGGRVYNISYFGVGENGGEFKTTSHPFKLNFHKHTSVRLETKIAISKSPYSCTPLSDIMFRDPDSSFLVDVIGILTGSSGEQEFEKNGKIEKRVTIELCQDGVRMECCFFGKYVPLILGQLASGDMTNAVVLVNYAKIKPFRGNPSIQNVYGATQIFIIKLCEASESQVEDSPTAQSENPSSIVVAAVGNPVPAVSEKVMKSDDSTKSEGRKSAVEPVADVPSDVLGKEIQDSTPSAVASKNFSNIENVSQTVPQQNRSLPLAAVGMGARKAKNKKLADGVVAGTVCHTDDDDDVAVGSQCSPPTKRSSPSDSEPLGSSNAGKKLLKAVKKEKI; encoded by the exons ATGGCTGTTAAGGTTGATGATCTCTCCATCATTGATTCCTCCAAAGAGGCTTGGAATATTGTCGTGAAGGTCATACGTTTGTGGGTTAGTCCCAATTTCGGTGGTAGGAAGCTTCCCTTTTCAATGGAATTGGTTCTCATGGATGCTAAG GGTACAAAGATTCATGCTTCTGTGAAAAAGACTCTGGTGTATTTGTTCCAGCCTCTTTTAACTGGGGGTCGGGtatataatatttcatattttggCGTCGGTGAGAATGGTGGTGAATTTAAAACAACTTCCCATCCATTCAAATTGAACTTTCATAAGCATACATCTGTGAGACTGGAAACCAAAATTGCGATATCAAAGAGTCCTTACTCTTGCACTCCTTTATCTGACATCATGTTCCGAGATCCTGATTCATCCTTTTTAGTTG ATGTTATTGGAATTTTAACAGGGTCCAGTGGTGAGCAAGAGTTTGAAAAGAACggaaaaattgaaaagagagTTACTATTGAGCTGTGTCAGGATGG GGTTAGGATGGAGTGttgtttttttggaaaatatgtTCCCCTAATCTTGGGTCAGTTAGCATCTGGAGACATGACTAATGCAGTTGTTTTGGTCAATTATGCAAAGATTAAGCCATTCAGAG GGAATCCAAGTATTCAGAATGTCTATGGTGCTACCCAAATTTTCATCATCAAGCTGTGTGAAG CTTCTGAATCCCAAGTTGAGGATTCTCCTACCGCCCAATCTGAAAATCCAAGTTcaattgttgttgctgctgttggAAACCCAGTTCCT GCTGTTAGTGAAAAGGTTATGAAGTCTGATGATTCTACAAAATCTGAGGGTCGTAAATCTGCTGTAGAGCCCGTTGCTGATGTTCCGTCTGATGTATTGGGAAAGGAAATACAGGATTCAACTCCCTCTGCTGTTGCTTCAAAGAATTTT AGTAACATTGAGAATGTTTCGCAGACTGTTCCTCAACAAAATCGCAGTTTACCCCTTGCTGCTGTTGGGATGGGTGCTAGAAAGGCCAAAAATAAG AAATTAGCTGATGGTGTTGTTGCTGGGACTGTTTGTCatactgatgatgatgatgatgtagcTGTGGGCAGCCAGTGTTCCCCTCCTACAAAACGTAGTTCTCCCTCAGATTCTGAACCCCTTGGATCATCTAATGCTGGAAAAAAGCTTCTTAAAGctgtgaagaaggagaagatctgA
- the LOC130714468 gene encoding cytokinin dehydrogenase 2-like: MLGFQINPFSLLKIARPKVLILLWLNIIVLTHAALSPYPWSPPKDIANKFSRDPATLSQVSSDFGLIFHRNSSAVFTPTSISDISKLIKFSNSLSCPFTIAPRGQGHASYGQAMTRGGVVVNMTALNDYRNGSGIVVHHDKQTPYVDVGGEQIWIDVLRATFVHGLTPFAWTDYLYLSIGATLSNGGINGRAFRFGPQISNVHELDVVTGKGDLVTCSANKNSDLFYAVLGGLGQFGIITRARIPLGPAPTRVKWVHMLYNDFSTFSKDQEHLITFKGRNGNNQADFVEGVLMLNQPSQDLSFYPESDQPRIISLVTQYDIIYVMELVKYYDDNTQDQVDQEIEDLIHGLKFIPTFKFDKNASYEEFQNRIRTIELTLKPLGLWDVPHPWLDLYVPGSRIMDFDEGVFKGIILKQNITARRILVYATNQKKWDDKTSAMTPDEDFYIVSILPSTRFDNLELYLAQNQQVLQFCEDAGIGAKQYTPHNKTQEEWVEYYGPKWKTIQQRKLQFDPNKLLAPGQGIFN; this comes from the exons ATGTTGGGTTTCCAAATTAATCCCTTTTCTCTCCTAAAAATAGCAAGGCCAAAAGTTTTGATTCTACTATGGCTAAACATCATAGTGCTCACACATGCTGCACTATCACCATACCCATGGTCGCCACCCAAAGACATAGCCAACAAGTTCAGCCGTGACCCTGCAACCCTTTCACAAGTCTCATCTGATTTTGGCCTTATATTTCACAGAAACTCCTCTGCAGTTTTCACCCCAACATCCATTAGCGACATCTCCAAATTGATAaaattctcaaactctctttcATGCCCTTTCACTATAGCCCCGAGAGGGCAAGGCCATGCGTCTTATGGCCAAGCCATGACGCGTGGCGGGGTTGTGGTGAACATGACTGCGCTGAATGACTATAGAAATGGGAGTGGGATTGTTGTGCATCATGATAAGCAGACTCCATATGTAGATGTTGGGGGTGAACAGATTTGGATTGATGTGCTTCGTGCAACGTTTGTACATGGACTTACACCCTTTGCTTGGACTGATTACTTGTATTTATCAATTGGCGCAACTCTCTCAAATGGTGGCATCAATGGCCGAGCCTTTCGATTTGGTCCTCAGATTTCCAATGTTCATGAATTGGATGTTGTTACGG GAAAAGGAGACCTTGTGACTTGTTCTGCCAATAAAAATTCAGATTTATTTTATGCCGTTCTTGGAGGTTTGGGTCAATTTGGCATTATAACCAGAGCAAGGATACCTCTTGGGCCTGCACCCACTAGG GTGAAGTGGGTCCACATGTTGTATAACGATTTTTCCACATTTTCTAAAGATCAAGAACATTTAATCACATTCAAGGGAAGAAATGGAAATAATCAAGCTGATTTTGTAGAAGGTGTACTTATGCTGAATCAACCGTCACAAGACCTATCCTTCTATCCAGAATCTGATCAACCTCGTATAATTTCACTGGTAACCcaatatgacatcatctacgTCATGGAACTTGTCAAATACTACGACGATAACACTCAAGATCAAGTTGACCaa GAAATTGAAGATTTGATTCATGGTTTAAAGTTCATTCCTACGTTTAAGTTTGATAAGAATGCGTCGTACGAAGAGTTTCAGAACAGAATCCGTACTATTGAGCTTACACTCAAGCCACTAGGATTGTGGGATGTACCACATCCTTGGTTAGATCTCTATGTTCCAGGATCTAGAATCATGGATTTCGATGAAGGCGTGTTCAAGGGCATAATTCTTAAGCAAAACATAACGGCAAGGCGTATCCTAGTCTACGCCACGAACCAAAAGAA GTGGGATGATAAAACGTCAGCAATGACACCTGATGAAGATTTCTATATCGTGTCTATTCTGCCATCAACTAGGTTTGATAATTTGGAGTTATATTTGGCTCAAAACCAACAAGTATTGCAGTTTTGTGAGGATGCTGGAATAGGCGCCAAGCAATATACTCCCCACAACAAAACACAGGAAGAATGGGTTGAATACTATGGCCCCAAATGGAAAACTATCCAACAGAGAAAACTTCAATTTGATCCCAACAAACTACTGGCACCTGGACAGGGGATTTTTAACTGA